In Acidimicrobiales bacterium, one DNA window encodes the following:
- a CDS encoding L-threonylcarbamoyladenylate synthase → MSILSAHGDPPPAGAISAAANALGKGDIVGIPTDTVYGLAADPWHSGAADRLFLLKGRPRHVELPVLVASEAQALELTTCVPSSARRLMERFWPGALTIVLPRRPDVAADLGDEDGTIGVRCPAHPVPRALCEIAGPVAATSANRHGEPPLTTAQALASKLPGVALILDAGPCEGEPSTVVDSTGEIPKLLRAGAVAWEQIAAAAGAP, encoded by the coding sequence GTGAGCATCCTCAGCGCCCACGGCGATCCACCGCCGGCGGGCGCCATCTCCGCCGCCGCCAACGCTCTCGGCAAGGGGGACATCGTCGGCATCCCGACCGATACCGTCTACGGCCTGGCGGCCGATCCGTGGCATTCGGGTGCCGCGGACAGGTTGTTCCTCCTGAAAGGACGCCCGCGGCACGTCGAGCTCCCCGTGCTCGTCGCCAGCGAGGCGCAGGCCCTCGAGCTCACCACCTGCGTTCCGAGCTCGGCCCGCCGGCTGATGGAGAGGTTCTGGCCCGGCGCCCTCACGATCGTGCTGCCGCGACGCCCGGACGTCGCCGCCGACCTGGGAGACGAGGATGGGACCATCGGGGTGCGCTGCCCGGCACACCCCGTACCGCGGGCCCTGTGCGAGATAGCAGGACCCGTAGCCGCGACGAGCGCGAACAGGCACGGCGAACCACCGTTGACCACCGCGCAGGCCCTCGCGAGCAAGCTGCCCGGAGTTGCCCTGATCCTCGACGCAGGCCCGTGCGAGGGAGAGCCGTCGACCGTCGTCGATTCGACGGGCGAAATCCCCAAACTCCTTCGCGCCGGGGCCGTCGCGTGGGAGCAGATCGCCGCCGCCGCCGGCGCCCCCTGA
- the prmC gene encoding peptide chain release factor N(5)-glutamine methyltransferase gives MTAAPSRSVVTWREVLAETAEQLGNETEARWLVEEVSGYSWAELSAASAAGGPVSERSRSRLEAMLRRRLAGEPVQYVLGRWQFRTLDLMVDERVLIPRPETEYVVELALRELDNLAGTRAGQPQTVVDLGTGSGAIALSIAVERARVHVFATDASPAALRVAAANLAGLGGRPATRVRLMPGDWWSALPADLRGRLDLAVSNPPYIASAEMASLDPAVRDWEPGGALESGPTGLEAVREVLLGAANGWLRTGGSAVVEIAPHQASEAARLAARAGFAEAEVHPDLAGRNRVLIARGAP, from the coding sequence ATGACGGCGGCACCGTCGCGGTCGGTGGTCACGTGGAGAGAGGTGCTGGCCGAGACAGCTGAGCAGCTCGGCAACGAGACAGAAGCGCGGTGGCTCGTCGAGGAGGTTTCCGGCTACAGCTGGGCGGAGCTGAGCGCGGCGTCAGCCGCCGGAGGACCGGTAAGCGAGCGTTCCAGGTCCCGCCTCGAAGCGATGCTCCGGCGCCGCCTCGCCGGCGAGCCGGTCCAGTACGTCCTCGGCCGCTGGCAGTTCAGGACCTTGGATCTGATGGTCGACGAGCGCGTGCTCATCCCCCGACCCGAGACGGAGTACGTGGTCGAGCTGGCGTTGCGCGAACTCGACAACCTCGCAGGCACTCGCGCCGGCCAACCGCAGACAGTCGTGGACCTCGGGACAGGATCGGGCGCGATAGCGCTTTCCATAGCGGTCGAACGAGCGCGCGTCCACGTGTTCGCCACGGACGCGTCACCGGCCGCTCTGCGAGTCGCAGCCGCGAACCTCGCAGGACTCGGTGGCCGGCCCGCCACCCGCGTGCGCCTGATGCCCGGCGACTGGTGGTCAGCGTTGCCAGCCGATCTCCGTGGCCGGTTGGACCTCGCCGTGTCCAACCCGCCCTACATCGCCTCCGCGGAGATGGCGTCTCTTGACCCGGCTGTCCGGGACTGGGAACCGGGCGGGGCGCTGGAGTCCGGACCGACCGGGCTGGAGGCCGTCCGCGAGGTACTGCTCGGCGCCGCCAACGGATGGCTCCGGACCGGCGGCTCGGCAGTTGTCGAGATCGCTCCCCACCAGGCGAGCGAAGCGGCACGACTGGCAGCCCGGGCGGGATTCGCCGAAGCTGAGGTCCATCCCGACCTCGCCGGGCGGAACCGGGTCCTCATCGCGAGGGGGGCACCGTGA
- the prfA gene encoding peptide chain release factor 1, translated as MLDRLESLEREYEAVLIQLSDPDVIADQGKLRQVSKRYKELEPVIEAFRDYRSAGEDLEVAREMLVDADAADRDILRSEITESDERIAALEERLKVLLLPKDPNDGKNVIVEIRGAEGGEEANLFARDLFEMYSRYAERKGFGLELLSTDPSDMGGFNQVTFMVKGGAAWSHMKNEGGPHRVQRVPVTESQGRVHTSSATVTVLPEAEEVDVHVEDKDLKVDVYRSTGPGGQSVNTTDSAVRITHLPTGIVVAMQDEKSQIQNRAKAMQVLRARLLKAEQDRQSAELSTARRSQIGGGGRSEKIRTYNYKENRVTDHRIGLTLYKLDKIMLGELDEIVDALMADERARQLAGGASEEGA; from the coding sequence GTGCTCGACCGCCTCGAAAGCCTGGAACGCGAGTACGAAGCGGTTCTGATCCAGCTGTCCGACCCTGACGTGATCGCCGACCAGGGCAAGCTTCGCCAAGTGTCGAAGCGCTACAAGGAGCTCGAGCCGGTGATCGAGGCCTTCCGCGACTACCGGTCCGCCGGCGAGGACCTCGAGGTCGCGCGCGAGATGCTTGTCGACGCCGATGCGGCCGATCGCGACATTCTCCGATCCGAGATCACCGAGTCCGACGAGCGCATAGCGGCCCTCGAGGAACGGCTCAAGGTCCTACTCCTCCCCAAGGATCCCAACGACGGCAAGAACGTCATCGTGGAGATACGCGGCGCCGAAGGCGGCGAGGAAGCGAACCTATTTGCGAGGGACCTGTTCGAGATGTACTCACGCTACGCCGAGCGAAAGGGGTTCGGGCTCGAGCTCCTCTCGACCGATCCGTCCGACATGGGCGGCTTCAACCAAGTGACCTTCATGGTCAAGGGTGGCGCGGCCTGGTCCCATATGAAAAATGAGGGGGGACCTCACCGAGTCCAGCGGGTCCCTGTCACCGAGTCCCAGGGCCGGGTTCACACCTCGTCGGCGACCGTGACCGTCCTGCCAGAGGCCGAGGAGGTCGACGTACACGTCGAGGACAAGGACCTCAAGGTCGACGTCTACCGCTCGACTGGCCCGGGGGGTCAATCCGTGAACACGACCGACTCGGCGGTGCGGATAACGCATCTTCCGACCGGGATCGTCGTCGCGATGCAGGACGAGAAGAGCCAAATACAGAACCGCGCCAAGGCGATGCAGGTGCTGCGAGCGAGGCTCCTGAAGGCGGAACAGGACCGCCAGTCGGCCGAACTCTCCACCGCTCGCAGGAGCCAGATCGGCGGGGGTGGCCGCTCCGAGAAGATCCGCACCTACAACTACAAGGAGAACCGCGTAACCGATCACCGCATCGGGCTGACGCTCTACAAGCTGGACAAGATCATGTTGGGAGAGCTCGACGAGATCGTCGACGCCCTTATGGCGGACGAGCGGGCACGCCAGCTCGCCGGCGGGGCATCCGAGGAGGGCGCATGA
- a CDS encoding lasso peptide biosynthesis B2 protein → MSQPRPPWWLLVVATLAVAVSKLLLARFRTTTVLTVLAGCRPSRHRQLLDADLAARSVASASRLLRADCLPQAVALAVLLQRGGAEPTVVLGCRFYGPSRWGAHAWVEVDGKRFDPLAQEKHAELGRLTADECWGVRAG, encoded by the coding sequence GTGTCGCAGCCCCGGCCCCCGTGGTGGCTCCTCGTCGTGGCGACCCTGGCGGTTGCGGTCTCGAAGTTGCTGCTGGCGAGGTTCCGCACCACGACAGTCCTGACCGTTCTCGCCGGTTGCCGACCATCCCGCCACCGGCAGCTCTTGGATGCAGACCTGGCGGCAAGGTCCGTGGCCTCGGCGAGCAGGTTGCTGCGCGCCGACTGCCTGCCGCAGGCGGTGGCGCTGGCGGTACTACTCCAGCGCGGTGGAGCCGAGCCTACGGTCGTGCTCGGCTGCCGGTTCTACGGTCCGAGCCGCTGGGGCGCGCATGCCTGGGTGGAGGTGGACGGGAAACGCTTCGATCCGCTCGCCCAGGAGAAACACGCCGAACTGGGGCGTCTCACAGCCGATGAATGCTGGGGCGTCCGGGCCGGCTAG
- a CDS encoding lasso RiPP family leader peptide-containing protein, with amino-acid sequence MAVQSNSDKSAEQQAAPYEPPKLTRFGTIEEWTLGVLGGIAVSIVI; translated from the coding sequence ATGGCCGTCCAGAGCAATAGCGACAAGTCAGCAGAGCAGCAAGCAGCGCCGTACGAGCCTCCGAAGCTCACCAGGTTCGGCACCATCGAGGAGTGGACCTTGGGCGTGCTCGGCGGGATCGCGGTCAGCATCGTCATCTGA
- a CDS encoding PqqD family peptide modification chaperone yields the protein MTFRTAPDDEVLYHEEAGEAFLLHVPSGEYFGLNPPGVVVWKAVRDGLDPVEELARRWPGVATDSLKDDAVRLLGMLRDAGLVIESDDTPGGT from the coding sequence ATGACCTTCCGGACCGCGCCCGACGACGAGGTGCTCTACCACGAGGAGGCCGGCGAGGCCTTCCTCCTGCACGTCCCGAGCGGCGAGTACTTCGGTCTCAACCCGCCCGGGGTCGTCGTGTGGAAGGCAGTACGCGACGGGCTCGACCCGGTGGAGGAGTTGGCCCGGCGCTGGCCGGGCGTCGCGACGGATTCCCTGAAAGACGACGCCGTCAGGCTGCTCGGGATGCTTCGGGACGCGGGCCTCGTCATCGAGTCGGACGACACGCCGGGCGGTACGTGA
- a CDS encoding nucleotidyltransferase family protein — MKISAERKPDGAGVPCSSPEATATLLWSACRPAPDEAASEAALARGADLAFASRVAVAQRLSPLLWQVAQRWASPADGWSASLRDDAQRCKAQALLVRPRVRSLLLEPLAAAGVQPLVIKGAAVAERYPGPGLRPMDDVDLLVPPEMHRDAAEALRRAGWETTRRQGPLYSLGLSHPGMPGLPVDLHKELAVRADQVFRLTAADLWEVARPVTLFGAPALALPPEMELVLIATHAGKPFHNFDRLLWAVDAAVIVLAAGSAGAPIDWGGVGEIAERAGARSALAVLLGQAERLGAASPPSLRQMDTGRTRRWALEAPLSTRWPLARLGEAERLRLTYAVIDDPWLRVRRLLYQTTVGGVVGAPLRGTVLVLRLVRRIWRVRRTTPGSRRHDWFVEDGDQQVDPVVADGEP; from the coding sequence GTGAAGATCTCAGCAGAGCGAAAACCGGACGGCGCCGGGGTGCCGTGTTCCTCGCCCGAGGCGACGGCAACGCTGCTGTGGTCCGCTTGCCGGCCGGCTCCCGACGAAGCGGCGAGCGAAGCTGCGCTGGCCCGCGGCGCCGACCTCGCCTTTGCTTCGCGAGTGGCGGTCGCCCAGCGGCTGTCACCCCTGTTGTGGCAGGTGGCGCAGCGGTGGGCTTCGCCGGCCGACGGTTGGTCGGCATCTCTGCGTGACGACGCCCAGCGCTGTAAGGCTCAGGCGTTGCTTGTGCGGCCGCGGGTCCGGTCGTTGCTGCTCGAACCGCTTGCGGCGGCCGGTGTTCAGCCGCTGGTGATCAAGGGCGCGGCCGTGGCCGAGCGTTACCCCGGTCCGGGCCTCCGGCCCATGGACGACGTCGACCTTCTCGTGCCGCCGGAAATGCATCGTGACGCTGCAGAAGCCCTCCGGCGAGCAGGCTGGGAGACCACGCGACGGCAGGGGCCGCTCTACTCACTGGGGCTGTCGCACCCGGGGATGCCCGGCTTGCCGGTGGACCTGCACAAGGAGCTCGCCGTGCGAGCGGACCAGGTGTTCCGCCTTACTGCCGCGGACCTCTGGGAGGTAGCGCGTCCGGTAACGCTCTTCGGAGCACCGGCACTCGCTCTGCCGCCGGAGATGGAGCTGGTCCTCATCGCGACCCACGCCGGCAAGCCATTTCACAACTTCGATCGCCTGCTCTGGGCCGTCGACGCGGCGGTCATCGTTCTCGCGGCCGGTTCGGCCGGGGCGCCGATCGACTGGGGTGGGGTCGGGGAGATCGCCGAGCGGGCCGGCGCCCGGTCGGCCCTGGCCGTCCTCCTGGGTCAGGCTGAGCGGCTGGGCGCGGCATCGCCGCCGTCGCTGCGGCAGATGGACACAGGCAGGACCCGCCGGTGGGCTCTGGAGGCGCCGCTCTCCACGAGGTGGCCCCTCGCGCGGTTGGGCGAGGCGGAGAGACTGCGCCTCACCTACGCGGTGATCGACGACCCGTGGTTGAGGGTCAGGCGGCTGCTGTACCAGACGACAGTCGGCGGCGTCGTGGGCGCACCGCTTCGCGGAACGGTCCTGGTCCTGCGACTCGTCCGCCGGATCTGGCGGGTGCGTAGGACCACGCCGGGTTCACGCCGGCACGACTGGTTCGTCGAGGATGGAGACCAGCAGGTCGATCCAGTCGTCGCGGACGGGGAGCCGTAG
- a CDS encoding class I SAM-dependent methyltransferase, with translation MTGEQAGWFDANRRMWDERVGIHVASDFYDVEGFKAGKPAVEPFEIDELGPLGGLRLAHLQCHFGLDTLDLVRMHPGLEAVGLDFSQPAIDAATRLAAELDLGKRATFVQADVRDAAETLGAGGFDVVYTGKGALIWLPDLEPWAAECSKLVKPGGWLYLCEYHPIAWCFDQSSPTVRYDYFGTEPYVGETPGTYADRSAQTVNNLSYEWCHPLSKVVEAVIGAGFELRFLHEWDFCHSSIGDWMVKGDDGRYRWPAPGRLPLMYSLKARRKDSPTPGTP, from the coding sequence ATGACGGGGGAACAAGCCGGTTGGTTCGACGCCAACCGCCGGATGTGGGACGAGCGTGTAGGCATCCACGTTGCGTCGGACTTCTACGACGTGGAGGGCTTCAAGGCGGGCAAGCCAGCTGTCGAACCGTTCGAGATCGATGAGCTCGGCCCCCTCGGCGGGCTGCGACTCGCCCACCTCCAATGTCATTTCGGCCTGGACACGCTGGATCTCGTCAGGATGCACCCCGGACTCGAAGCCGTGGGACTCGACTTCTCCCAACCGGCGATCGATGCCGCGACCCGGCTCGCCGCCGAACTGGACCTGGGGAAAAGAGCGACCTTCGTGCAGGCGGATGTCCGCGATGCCGCCGAGACGCTCGGCGCCGGCGGCTTCGACGTCGTCTATACAGGCAAGGGCGCCCTCATCTGGCTTCCTGACCTCGAGCCCTGGGCTGCCGAATGCTCCAAGCTCGTGAAGCCGGGAGGCTGGCTTTACCTGTGCGAGTACCACCCGATCGCCTGGTGCTTCGATCAGTCGAGCCCGACCGTTAGGTACGACTACTTCGGGACCGAGCCGTACGTCGGCGAAACGCCTGGGACGTACGCCGACCGGAGCGCGCAGACGGTCAACAACCTTTCTTACGAGTGGTGCCACCCGCTGTCGAAGGTCGTGGAAGCGGTCATCGGCGCGGGCTTCGAGTTGCGTTTTCTCCATGAATGGGACTTCTGCCACTCGAGCATCGGTGACTGGATGGTCAAGGGCGACGACGGCCGCTACCGCTGGCCGGCCCCCGGGAGGCTGCCGCTGATGTACTCGCTCAAGGCTCGGCGGAAAGACTCTCCCACTCCCGGGACACCGTAA
- the rpmE gene encoding 50S ribosomal protein L31 produces the protein MKTETHPDYVTATVTCSCGNTFTTRSTKADLHTELCNECHPFYTGKQKLVDTGGRVERFERRYGKRGKKS, from the coding sequence ATGAAGACCGAAACGCATCCCGACTACGTGACCGCGACGGTGACCTGTTCGTGCGGCAACACCTTCACCACTCGCTCGACGAAGGCCGACTTGCACACCGAACTGTGCAACGAGTGCCACCCGTTCTACACCGGTAAGCAGAAGCTGGTCGACACGGGCGGGCGGGTGGAGCGCTTCGAGCGACGCTACGGCAAGCGGGGCAAGAAGTCCTAA
- the rho gene encoding transcription termination factor Rho yields the protein MSGTQLERSVLEAKEREELFAIADALGTKPTARAKKADLVSQILRATGVEAEAAQEAKPRRGRPKKAAAGTAESTPAETDGGEAAAAARTEPLPAMSAGAPEGVNGSEPAPPPESAPQQQSSPVSHEGPSQEGAQRHFDTEPGNRRNRRRRGRDRFDRGERDLPGQSQESNYGGEPIPVKGYLDMRDEGYGFLRTDGFLSGPGDVYVSISQVRRFALRKGDYLQGAARPAGGNEKYPALLRIDTVSGLTPEEARERPRFDALTPLFPDTKLRLEIPGDPSNVTARIVDLISPIGKGQRGLIVSPPKAGKTTILKQIAHSIETNNPDVHLMVLLVDERPEEVTDMRRSIKGEVIASTFDRPADEHTHVAELAIERAKRMVEMGRDVVIVLDGITRLARAYNLAQPPTGRIMSGGIDTGALYPPKKFFGAARNIEEGGSLTILATALVETGSRMDEVIFEEFKGTGNMELRLDRRLAERRIYPAIDVNGSSTRHEELLFDRTQLQQVWKLRRVLNALASEGSAAPGLELLLDRLKATKTNDEFLAEVAKNPTPAM from the coding sequence ATGAGCGGAACGCAGCTCGAACGCTCGGTCCTCGAGGCCAAGGAGCGCGAGGAGCTCTTCGCCATCGCCGACGCCCTGGGTACCAAGCCCACTGCTCGAGCGAAGAAGGCGGACCTGGTGTCGCAGATCCTGCGGGCCACCGGGGTCGAAGCGGAGGCCGCGCAGGAGGCAAAGCCTCGGCGCGGACGCCCGAAGAAGGCGGCCGCGGGCACGGCAGAGAGCACCCCGGCCGAGACGGACGGTGGAGAGGCCGCCGCTGCCGCTCGGACGGAACCGCTCCCGGCCATGTCGGCCGGCGCGCCGGAAGGCGTCAACGGGTCGGAGCCAGCGCCTCCCCCCGAGAGCGCGCCCCAGCAACAGAGCAGCCCTGTATCTCATGAGGGGCCGAGCCAGGAGGGCGCGCAGCGCCACTTCGACACCGAGCCGGGCAACCGTAGGAATCGCCGGCGCCGCGGCCGGGACCGTTTCGATCGTGGCGAGCGGGACCTGCCGGGCCAGTCGCAGGAATCGAACTACGGCGGCGAACCGATTCCGGTTAAGGGCTACCTCGACATGCGCGACGAGGGCTACGGGTTCCTGCGGACCGACGGCTTCCTCTCCGGTCCCGGGGATGTGTACGTGTCGATCAGCCAGGTTCGCCGTTTCGCGCTGCGGAAGGGCGATTACCTCCAAGGGGCGGCGCGCCCCGCGGGTGGCAACGAGAAGTATCCCGCCCTCCTACGGATCGACACCGTCTCCGGTCTGACCCCGGAGGAGGCCCGAGAAAGACCCCGCTTCGATGCGCTAACCCCACTGTTCCCCGATACCAAGCTTCGGCTGGAGATCCCCGGCGATCCGTCCAATGTCACCGCCCGCATCGTGGACCTGATCTCGCCGATCGGAAAGGGCCAGCGCGGCCTCATCGTCTCGCCGCCGAAGGCGGGTAAGACCACGATCCTCAAGCAGATCGCCCACTCCATCGAGACCAACAACCCGGACGTCCATCTCATGGTCCTCCTCGTCGACGAGCGCCCTGAGGAAGTCACCGACATGCGCCGCTCGATCAAGGGTGAGGTGATCGCCTCCACGTTCGACCGACCCGCGGACGAACACACCCACGTCGCCGAGCTCGCGATCGAGCGGGCGAAGCGCATGGTCGAAATGGGCCGCGACGTCGTGATCGTGCTCGACGGGATCACGCGGCTCGCCCGCGCCTACAACCTGGCTCAACCACCGACCGGGCGAATCATGTCGGGAGGGATCGACACCGGCGCTCTGTACCCGCCCAAGAAGTTCTTCGGCGCGGCGCGGAATATCGAGGAGGGCGGGTCGTTGACAATCCTGGCGACCGCGCTGGTGGAGACCGGCAGCAGGATGGACGAAGTGATATTCGAGGAGTTCAAGGGCACCGGCAACATGGAGCTGCGACTCGACCGCCGCCTCGCGGAGAGGCGCATCTACCCTGCGATCGACGTCAACGGCTCGTCCACCCGCCATGAGGAGCTTCTGTTCGACCGGACGCAGCTGCAACAGGTGTGGAAGCTTCGGCGGGTGCTGAACGCGTTGGCGAGCGAGGGCAGCGCCGCCCCCGGACTGGAGCTGCTACTCGACCGCCTGAAGGCGACCAAGACCAACGACGAATTCCTTGCCGAGGTGGCCAAGAATCCCACCCCGGCGATGTGA
- the thrC gene encoding threonine synthase, which produces MNPGWRGVIEEYRSFLPVSSETPVVTLQEGGTPLLPAPRLSERVGASVYLKFEGANPTGSFKDRGMTVAISKALEGGAKAVVCGSTGNTSASAAAYAARAGMTCAVLIPEGYIALGKLAQALIHGARVLQIRANFDVALEIVRQLGDSAPVTVVNSINPHRIEGQKTGAFEIVDVLGDAPDYHCIPVGNAGNITAYWKGYREYQDAGRVTTLPRMLGFQAAGAAPLVEGHPIDNPETVATAIRIGKPASWYGATAAASESGGSIAAVTDEEILAAYRYLAQEESVFCEPASAASVAGLLKSKVEPGSTVVCVLTGHGLKDPDIAIGQIAVPTAVDADVRAVRAELGL; this is translated from the coding sequence GTGAACCCGGGTTGGCGGGGTGTGATCGAGGAGTACCGCTCCTTTCTGCCGGTCAGCTCCGAGACGCCGGTCGTCACTCTCCAAGAAGGCGGTACCCCGCTGTTGCCGGCCCCGAGACTCTCAGAACGCGTCGGAGCCAGCGTCTACCTGAAGTTCGAGGGTGCCAACCCGACGGGATCGTTCAAGGACCGCGGCATGACTGTGGCGATCTCGAAGGCGCTCGAGGGTGGTGCCAAGGCCGTCGTGTGCGGGTCCACAGGCAACACTTCTGCGTCAGCAGCTGCCTACGCGGCCCGCGCCGGCATGACGTGCGCGGTCCTTATTCCGGAAGGCTACATCGCGCTCGGCAAGCTCGCGCAGGCGCTCATCCATGGCGCCAGGGTGTTGCAGATCCGCGCCAACTTCGACGTGGCGCTGGAGATCGTTCGCCAGCTCGGCGACTCCGCTCCGGTGACCGTGGTGAACTCCATCAACCCTCACAGGATCGAGGGCCAGAAGACCGGCGCGTTCGAGATAGTCGATGTTCTCGGTGATGCGCCCGACTACCACTGCATCCCCGTCGGCAACGCGGGGAACATCACGGCCTACTGGAAGGGCTACCGCGAATACCAGGACGCAGGAAGGGTCACAACGCTCCCGCGGATGCTCGGGTTCCAGGCCGCCGGCGCGGCTCCGCTAGTCGAGGGGCACCCGATAGACAACCCGGAGACCGTGGCGACGGCGATCCGCATCGGCAAGCCGGCGTCCTGGTACGGGGCCACGGCGGCTGCGTCAGAGTCGGGTGGATCCATCGCCGCGGTCACGGACGAGGAGATCCTCGCCGCCTACAGGTACCTGGCCCAGGAGGAGTCGGTCTTCTGCGAACCCGCGTCGGCTGCTTCTGTTGCCGGGCTGCTCAAGTCCAAGGTCGAACCGGGGTCGACGGTGGTCTGCGTCCTCACCGGTCACGGGCTGAAAGACCCCGACATCGCGATAGGACAAATCGCTGTCCCCACAGCGGTCGACGCCGACGTGCGGGCCGTCAGGGCGGAGCTGGGCCTCTAG
- a CDS encoding homoserine dehydrogenase, with the protein MVTSVKVGLLGCGNVGGALVKLLVDDGERIAARTGLRLELAGVAVRSQSRERDAPLPSGLLTSDAHAVVSDPEVDVVVEVIGGIEPARTLILTALKAGKPVITANKELLANCGAELFEAASTAGVDLLFEAAVAGGIPLIRPLRESLAGERIRRVMGIVNGTTNFILSKMSESAASYHDALAEAQSLGYAERDPTADVEGFDAAAKAAILANVAFGARVVAGDVYREGISAITAADIAVARQLGYAVKLLAVVEHTDAEEDRPESIAVRVHPAMVPSTHPLASVRDSFNAVFVEGDAVGQLMLLGRGAGGMPTASAVLGDLLDASHNLTTGGAGRSVALHETNIRPIDDLRSAYYITLQVLDRPGVLHAVSGVLGRHHVSIRLMEQESLVSSSGESQSTPAGDGPASFTEAGLPGEGEAVARLVFVTHPAYERDVQECLHELRHLDVVDRIGGLLRVIGP; encoded by the coding sequence TGAACGCATCGCCGCGCGAACCGGGCTGCGCCTCGAGCTCGCCGGTGTCGCGGTCCGCAGCCAATCCCGCGAACGGGACGCGCCCTTACCGAGTGGCCTGCTGACCTCGGACGCTCACGCGGTCGTGTCAGATCCCGAGGTCGACGTCGTCGTGGAGGTGATCGGCGGCATCGAACCCGCCCGCACGCTCATCCTGACCGCGCTGAAGGCGGGCAAACCGGTCATCACCGCGAACAAAGAGCTGCTGGCCAACTGCGGGGCAGAGCTGTTCGAAGCAGCGTCAACGGCCGGCGTGGACCTGCTCTTCGAAGCTGCTGTCGCCGGCGGCATACCACTGATTCGGCCCCTCCGAGAGTCCCTCGCCGGGGAGCGGATCCGCCGAGTCATGGGCATCGTCAACGGGACCACCAATTTCATCCTGTCCAAGATGAGCGAGTCGGCTGCGAGCTACCACGACGCGCTCGCGGAGGCCCAGAGTCTCGGTTACGCGGAACGGGACCCGACAGCAGATGTGGAAGGTTTCGACGCAGCGGCCAAGGCAGCAATCCTCGCCAACGTCGCTTTTGGCGCTCGCGTGGTTGCCGGAGACGTATACCGCGAAGGCATCAGCGCCATCACCGCTGCCGACATAGCGGTAGCCCGCCAACTCGGTTATGCCGTCAAACTGCTGGCGGTGGTGGAACACACGGATGCCGAAGAGGATCGCCCAGAGTCGATCGCAGTGCGGGTGCACCCGGCGATGGTCCCTTCGACGCACCCGTTGGCATCGGTGCGCGACTCGTTCAACGCTGTATTCGTGGAAGGCGACGCCGTCGGACAGCTGATGCTGCTCGGTCGCGGCGCGGGCGGGATGCCCACTGCCAGCGCGGTGCTCGGCGATCTGCTCGACGCATCCCACAACCTCACCACTGGTGGCGCAGGCCGGAGCGTCGCTCTGCACGAGACCAACATCCGGCCGATCGACGACCTCCGATCGGCGTACTACATCACCCTGCAGGTTCTCGACCGTCCCGGAGTCCTCCATGCAGTGTCTGGTGTTCTAGGCCGCCATCACGTCTCGATCCGTCTCATGGAGCAGGAATCGCTCGTTTCATCGTCCGGCGAGAGCCAGTCCACCCCGGCCGGCGACGGCCCGGCGAGCTTCACGGAGGCGGGCCTACCAGGCGAGGGGGAGGCGGTCGCCAGGCTCGTGTTCGTGACGCACCCCGCCTACGAGCGGGATGTCCAGGAGTGCCTGCACGAGCTACGCCACCTCGACGTGGTCGACCGCATCGGCGGCCTGCTGCGCGTGATCGGCCCGTGA